The segment CCGTCTGGTTAAAACAACTGCAATCCGGTCAACCGCTTACTATTACGGATACAAGGATGACTCGTTTTTTGATGACTCCCTCCCAAGCGGTCCATCTGGTGCTAAAAGCAGCTTATTATAGCCTTGGGGGAGAAACTTATATTTTGAAAATGAACTCCATTTCCGTAAACGGCCTGCTCAAGGCGATGAACACGTATTGTAAACGAAGGAATATGGTTCTGCCGCCCATTCGGACAATCGGAAAGAGACCTGGAGAAAAAATGTATGAGGAATTGCTATATGAAGAAGAGCGTTACCATCTTGTTGAAGATACCGAACTCTACGCTGTCCTGCCCACCCATTTCTCTCTCCCCTACCTTCATTTTCAGCCGGCAAATATCACTAGATATCGCTCGGATTATGTTGATTACATCAGTCATGAGGACTTGGTTTCTCTCATCGATCATGTGCAGAGTTGTGTGGAATGATGGAAGATAAATGGAAAATTTGGCACTGCAGTTACTTGTTTATGGAAACCTTCTGCCGAGTGGAATATATTTCTCTTCCTCTTTCTTTCCTGCTATTACGTTCTTATCAGAAGCATATCAGGCGGCGTCTCCGCAATATTCCCCCACTCCGAGAGGAAAAAAAAGACCTCATGCGGATCCAAGAAAGGTGCCAGCCTTATCTCATTCCAACGAGGCCATCCACTCCGGGGAATGGCTGCACGTTGTTACGTGCCAGTTGGTACCCTTTGTCCATAGGAAGAGAGGAGAGGAAGTTTCTTTACTTGGCTCATCACGAAAAAGAGTACAAGCAAATGGTTGGAAACCAATTATGTCGTCCCCTTGTCAATGTAAGATGCTTGCCTGAGGCACCGATTCCAGAGCGAGAAGAAATGAAGGTTATGAAACAACTTACACATATTTGGACAGCTGGTTCGACACCGTCTCTTTTTAAGCGGCCTGTCTTTATCCGCTGGATGAAAGGAAGGGTGAAAACCTATCTGAAACGGGTGCGGCAACTGTATTATTTATTTGAGCACTTCCCGATCATGGAGGTCATTTATGGTTCGACTCTTAACGCAAACGGGGTGTTAGTCACTTCTGTAGCGCAAAAAATGGGTGCATTTACAGTCAATATGCAGCACGGTGTTTTTGGAGAGGTTGGCCACCTTCCCGTAAATGCCGATTTACAGCTGGTATGGGGGGGATCCCATAAGGAATTTCTCACTTCTTACGGTGTTCCTGAGGAGAAAATCGAGTGTATCCCACCTCTGTTTATGCAGAGCATCGCTTCTGAACAAAGCTCCGCAAAACGAAAAGGAACTTCAAAGAAATTTCATCTTCTAGTTGCTCTACAGCCCCTGGGATTTTCCTCCAATCGATACATGATCGAAACAATAGAAGAGGCGGTGCGGGATTTTTCCAATCGGGTACGGGTGAGCTACAAACTCCACCCTGATCAAACAAATGGCGTGAAGCTTTATTCCGGACTGCTTAAAAATAAGCATTCACGCCTGGTGACACATGGGACTCTCCCTTTGCCTGAACTGATGTCTCAGGCAGATTTAATCATAACCGCTTTTTCAACGGTGGCTTATGAAGGGATCTTGAAAGGCAAGCCGGTTCTATTCTTTGGGAAAAAAAGGCCAATCTATTATTTGCAGAGGACTCCCTCGTTTGTTTACCAGGTAGCCGCTATCCGAAGGTTTCTGCGGCGTGCCCTTCAAAATAAACAATTTTTATCTATTTATCGTCAGGGTCTTGTCTTAAAAGAATCACCGGGCCAAAAAAATAAGACTGGCATGTCGGTATGGGATGTGATTGATCGACACCGAGCGCAATGCTAAAGGAGTGATCAGTTCGATGATCGGCCATGATCGCGTTGTTGCTGTGATTCCGGCTAGGGGAGGAAGTAAGACAATTCCCTATAAAAATATCAAAAATTTGTTGGGAAAACCACTGATTGGGTGGACAATTGAAGCGGCAAAGCAAGTCCCGGCGGTCGATCGCATCATTGTATCCACTGATGATGATTGTATCGCAAAGGCAGTCAAACCCTACGGTATCGAAGTGATGGAAAGACCCGCCCACCTCGCTCAGGATGACTCACTACCGATTGATGTAATTGTGGATCTCGTATCCCGTTTGAAAAAGGCGGGAGAAACTGCGCTGTACTTGGTTTATCTGGAGCCGACCAGCCCTTTGCGCCAGCCATTAGACATCTCACAATGCCTCGATTTGCTTGCAGATAAAACCAATGGATTTCAATCCGTTGCCACTTTTTGCGAAGCAAACTTACACCCGTATAGAGCCTGGAAGATCGAACCAGATTCCTGTTACGAATTTATAGCCGATGTGAATCCCTGGCTACCGAGACAGAAATTGCCGAAAGCTTATCAGCTTAATGGCGCCGTCTATGCTTTGAGGATCGATCAGCCACCTCAACCGAGTCAACCCTTCTTACCGAAACCCATCGGAGGGATCATCATGCCGAAGGAACGATCGATTGACATAGATGATTCTTATGAATTCCTGCTTGCGGAATGGTTATTAAGGAGGCAATTGGGTTATGAAAAGTCTTGAGGAGCTTTTCTCTTTGCAGGGCAAATCAGCCCTGATCACTGGAGGTGCCGGTTACCTTGGAAAGGCAATTAGCTACACACTGGCAGAGCTGGGGGCAAATCTGATTATTGCTGGCCGTGATGTGCAAAAAAGCTCAGCCGTGTGTGAGGAAATCATGCAGCAGCTGAACCAGTCGATCCAGGCGACGGCGATGGAGTTGGATGTAACTGATAAAACATCGATCATCCGTTGTTTTGAAAAGGTCTCTAAGTCAGCTGACGGCCTTGATCTGTTGGTCAATAATGCTTGGTCAGGCAATAAAAATACGTTGACTTCCATTACCGATGACGATTGGAACTATGATATGGAGGTCAGCCTCAACGGCGTTTTCCGCTGCGTCAAGCAATTCTTGCCCTTACTGAAACAAAAAAATGGTGTTATTCTCAACATTGCTTCCATGTACGGCCACGTTGCACCGGACTATCGGCTGTACGAGGGGACTCCCTTTACCAATCCACCCAGCTACGGAGCTGCAAAAGCAGGAGTGATTCAACTGACCAAATATTTAGCGGGCTTTTTGGCTCCTGACGGCATTCGCGTCAATTGTATCAGTCCCGGACCTTTTCCCCACCCTTCGACTCAAAGACAGGAGCGCTTTATCCAACGTCTGAGACAAAAAAATCCATTAAACCGGATCGGTCAGCCCCAAGAGATAAAAGGGACGGTCGCCCTGTTATGCTCCGATGCTTCCAGCTATATAACAGGACAAAACATCTGCGTCGATGGCGGCTGGTCCATTTGGTAATGAAAATCGGAATGGTCGGTATGAGTAGGGGGAATGGGCACCCTTATTCCTTCTCAGCCATCATTAACGGGTATGTGGAGTCGGAGATGAAAAAGGCAGGCTGGCAGGTGATCGCCGACTATCTCAGTCTTCAAGATCCTTCGGAATTCGGTTGGGACGGAGTGAAAGTGACACATGCTTGGACG is part of the Kroppenstedtia eburnea genome and harbors:
- a CDS encoding CDP-glycerol glycerophosphotransferase family protein, which gives rise to MAHHEKEYKQMVGNQLCRPLVNVRCLPEAPIPEREEMKVMKQLTHIWTAGSTPSLFKRPVFIRWMKGRVKTYLKRVRQLYYLFEHFPIMEVIYGSTLNANGVLVTSVAQKMGAFTVNMQHGVFGEVGHLPVNADLQLVWGGSHKEFLTSYGVPEEKIECIPPLFMQSIASEQSSAKRKGTSKKFHLLVALQPLGFSSNRYMIETIEEAVRDFSNRVRVSYKLHPDQTNGVKLYSGLLKNKHSRLVTHGTLPLPELMSQADLIITAFSTVAYEGILKGKPVLFFGKKRPIYYLQRTPSFVYQVAAIRRFLRRALQNKQFLSIYRQGLVLKESPGQKNKTGMSVWDVIDRHRAQC
- a CDS encoding cytidylyltransferase domain-containing protein, which codes for MIGHDRVVAVIPARGGSKTIPYKNIKNLLGKPLIGWTIEAAKQVPAVDRIIVSTDDDCIAKAVKPYGIEVMERPAHLAQDDSLPIDVIVDLVSRLKKAGETALYLVYLEPTSPLRQPLDISQCLDLLADKTNGFQSVATFCEANLHPYRAWKIEPDSCYEFIADVNPWLPRQKLPKAYQLNGAVYALRIDQPPQPSQPFLPKPIGGIIMPKERSIDIDDSYEFLLAEWLLRRQLGYEKS
- a CDS encoding SDR family NAD(P)-dependent oxidoreductase; translated protein: MKSLEELFSLQGKSALITGGAGYLGKAISYTLAELGANLIIAGRDVQKSSAVCEEIMQQLNQSIQATAMELDVTDKTSIIRCFEKVSKSADGLDLLVNNAWSGNKNTLTSITDDDWNYDMEVSLNGVFRCVKQFLPLLKQKNGVILNIASMYGHVAPDYRLYEGTPFTNPPSYGAAKAGVIQLTKYLAGFLAPDGIRVNCISPGPFPHPSTQRQERFIQRLRQKNPLNRIGQPQEIKGTVALLCSDASSYITGQNICVDGGWSIW